In Mycobacteriales bacterium, the sequence CGCGCTCATGACCGGCGACGAGCGCCACCTGCCGCCCCGCGACGCGGGGGCGGGAAAGCGGCTCGCCCGGGACATCGTCGACTCCCGCTTCACCTACGGGCAGGTGTTCTTCGGCCTGATCTTCCTGGTCTTCGCGATCTCGCTCGTCCCGGTGACCGCCGTACGCGAGATCGCGAACTGGCTCGCGTTGTTCAGCCTGCTCATGATGGTGGTCGACGGCGCCCGCAACGCGCGGCTCGCACGCCGGATCGTGGTGGCGAGGTACGGCGAGGACGAGGCCCGCGGGGTGTCGTCGTACGCGTTCATGCGCTCCCTCATGCCGAAGCGGTTCCGGCGACCACCCCCGAAGGTCAAGCGCGGCGACCCCGTGGCGGCAGAAGCCCGATGACGATCACTCGTGCGGTGGCCGGTGCCCTGCCGAGGGCAGGTGCTGACGACACCGCGCTGCGCAGCTTCCTGCGCGGGCTGCCGCCGGTCGACCAGGTCGGTGTCGAGCAGCGAGCCGCCGTCCTGTGGTCGCGGAGCATCAAGACCGACTCGAAGCGTTGGGCGCTCGACACCTCTGTGTCGATGGTCGATCTGACCACGCTCGAGGGCAACGACACACCGGGCAAGGTCCGCACGCTCTGCGTGAAGGCCGTGCACCCCGACCCGACCGATCCGGGCTGCCCGCGGGTCGCCGCCGTGTGCCTCTACCCCGATCTGATCGCCGAAGCGGTGGAGCTGCTCGCGGGCACCGGAGTAGCGGTCGCGAGCGTCGCCACCGCATTCCCATCGGGGCGCTCGTCGCGCGCGACGCGCCTCGCCGACGTCCGGGACGCGGTTGATGCCGGCGCCAACGAGATCGACATGGTCATCGACCGCGGGGCGTTCCTGTCCGGGCGGTACGCCGAGGTGTTCGACGACATCGTCGCCGTGCGGGCCGAGTGCGGCGACCGCGCGCACCTCAAGGTGATCCTGGAAACCGGCGAGCTCGCGACCTACGACAACGTCTATCGCGCGTCCTGGCTCGCGCTCGCCGCCGGCGGTGACTTCATCAAGACCTCGACCGGCAAGATCTCGCCGTCGGCGACCCCGTCGGTCGCGGTGACGATGCTGAGCGCGGTCCGTGACTTCGAGCACGCAACCGGTGAGCGGCGCGGGGTGAAGCTGGCCGGCGGGATCCGTTCGTCGAAGGACGCGCTGCGCTACTTGGTCGCGGTCAAGGAGGTCGCGGGTGAGGCGTGGCTCACGCCGCACTTGTTCCGCTTCGGCGCCTCCAGCCTGCTCAACGACCTCCTGATGCAGCGGATGAAGCTGCGGACCGGCGCCTACTCCGGCCCGAACTACGTGACGGTGGACTAGAT encodes:
- the deoC gene encoding deoxyribose-phosphate aldolase codes for the protein MTITRAVAGALPRAGADDTALRSFLRGLPPVDQVGVEQRAAVLWSRSIKTDSKRWALDTSVSMVDLTTLEGNDTPGKVRTLCVKAVHPDPTDPGCPRVAAVCLYPDLIAEAVELLAGTGVAVASVATAFPSGRSSRATRLADVRDAVDAGANEIDMVIDRGAFLSGRYAEVFDDIVAVRAECGDRAHLKVILETGELATYDNVYRASWLALAAGGDFIKTSTGKISPSATPSVAVTMLSAVRDFEHATGERRGVKLAGGIRSSKDALRYLVAVKEVAGEAWLTPHLFRFGASSLLNDLLMQRMKLRTGAYSGPNYVTVD
- a CDS encoding DUF3043 domain-containing protein, whose translation is MLGRRSPVKDDQPVSDALDLDAADAGKGRPTPKRSDARKARRSITPRNRKEAAAFQREKRREQRLASRRALMTGDERHLPPRDAGAGKRLARDIVDSRFTYGQVFFGLIFLVFAISLVPVTAVREIANWLALFSLLMMVVDGARNARLARRIVVARYGEDEARGVSSYAFMRSLMPKRFRRPPPKVKRGDPVAAEAR